The stretch of DNA GCCTTGATCACATGACCATCGCTAAATGTCACATCAATTTGGCCATGAACCGTATTGCCATCTTTTACAAACGATTTGCCATCGCTCTTAAGCGCAATTGATGTAATACCAAACGAGTCTAGCGAGCGGAATTCGCCCGCGTCTGAAACCCCGTTTTGATTTGCATCGACCCAAACGCCCAACTTACTCCAACGTTCATCTAAGTTAGATAACAGGCCATCGCCATTACTATCGAAGCCTTGCAACCCTTCAAGGTCTGTTTGAGCGCCAGATTTGTAGCCCACAAATGACAACTCGTCTGCACGATCAATTTTACCGTTGCCATCCGCATCAAACGCCAAGAAACCATCGCCATCTTTGAGCCATGAAATCCGATCACGCCAACCATCACCATTAATGTCGAAAAACACGTTACTGTCATCAACATGAGTAAAACTCAAACCGTCACCGTTTAAATCAAGTGCAATCGGTTTTTTACCGCCGCCATCTTTAGGTGTTGGCGGAGGACCGAAATGCGTCACCTGGATAGTTTTTTCAGTCCATGCTCCTGATGGATCAATCACTCTGACTTTAAACGCATCTGCGTTTTGTTGATTCAGAGGACTCATTTCAGTAATACGATGCGTCGATCCTTCAACCCCTGTGTGACCCCAATACTGATAATGCCCAGTAACAGGATCGAGTTCTACTTCCCCCCAATTAGGCTGAGCTAAGATTTCATAACGTAGTTCAGAAGGTGAATTATCAATATCCGCGCCACTCAACCAGCCAGAATTGGCATCTGCCGAGCTAATAGGTTGGTTATGTTCCGTAACTGTATAAACAGGATTACCGCCTTGCGAACCTTGGTATTGCACAGTAGTTTCAGTCCACGGAGCATAAATTGGAGTGACACTTTGTACGGATGCATTGGCAGAATTAATCGATGGAATCGATGTCGTTCTGAGATATTGTGTACCGCCACGCCCTGCAATAACGACATCCCAACCATAGATAGGACGATCTGGATCATCCTGAACAGTTAATGTCGGGGCATCATTTACCCCCTGTACGGTCACCAAGACCGGTACTGAAGTTTTGGTTCCGTCTGGAGACTGCAAAATGTAATTGAACCCAGCTTGGTCACCGTAGTAGTTAGGGCTGGCCATAAATTCGATATCACCAGAGTCCAATAAACGCGCCGCACCGTTCTTGGCCCCCTCAACAGCAACGATTTTTGAACCTACCGGAATTTTGCGGTCATTCGCCATTAGCGTTGCGGATGATACGTAAGCGACCATATCCTCAAAAACGGTAAAGCCATCCGCATTTGGTACAAATGAGCTCAAATCCTGAGTTGTGGTAACGACCAATGATTTTTTACCATCGCTACTCTCAACTAAAATGCCCTCTGGAATCTTAATTGCACGTGAGCCTTTAGTATCCGCTGTCAAATCGGCCGATACCATTGAACGTTCCTGACCATTAATTTCAAACGTATTGCGCGCAAAATTGATCGAAGTAACACCCAAATCGCTGAGCTTTTTAGACTCACCGTCATCAACTACGCCATCGCTGTCTTTATCTTGCCAAACCTGCAAATATTTAAAGACAGGATCCGCTGCGGTAAGTCGCTGATCGTAATTGCTATCCCAATATCGAAGTGAAGGCACGCCTTTGAGTTCATCGGCCAATTTGGCATTCGAGAACAAATCAGTACCGGCATCTAGATAGCTTGATAAATTGCGGTCTAAGACCAGCATTGCATCACTAGAGCCAACCCAGCCTGTATGTTTTAAATATCCAGAATCATCAACATTGAATAGAACATTTGAATTTTCACGAGCGATTGTTGAAATTTGTCCATCACCATTCATATCCAATGCAATTGGGCGGAAGCGTTGTGTATCTCCGGACGCTACCGGTGCCAGTTTACCTTCGGAGGCCGCCATTTGTTCTTCAGTCAGACCCGCTTTAGGGTCACCGGCCTGATTCTTAAGGTATACCGTGTCGACTTCATATTGCGCAGCCAAGCCATGACGCTCAATTGCATTGCGCAACAAAGCTTCTTGCAGATCGATAAAGAACTCAGGGTCATTGGTGCTCACCCCTAGTCGCTTACCTTGGAAATCATAAACACGATCACGTGTTGCCCCAGTAACAGGGTCAAGATCATGTAAGGTGAATTTATCATCGCGATAAGTTAAAGAACCGAATCGCAATGGGATCGCGCCGATTGGCATCTCTGGATTATCGGTGCGTGCTTTTTGCACCAGATACTCCATTGTGGCTTTCAGGTTTCCCAACATGCCACCGACACGAGCATCGCCACCTGTTTCACCGACGACATTCATCCCAATTTGGCCATTGTCCCAAGTGAAGTGTCCCTCGCCCCATGCGTCTGGTACTTTCGAGGCATTAAACAAGGAGTACAACATATAGGCTACTGCAATGACTTGACCGATGACAGGCATAGGCGAAAGCGCTGCTACCATGGAGATGGCACTGACGGCTGCACCTTTAACATCGCCATTTACCAAACTCATCACGATACCCAGCGCAGGTACCACCTTACCTAAAGTAACACCCGCAATCTCACCAGCCAGTTTTACTCCCGTTTCGACTCCTGCGGCAGTGGCAAGGTTGGCATATGCGCTAGCGGTATACCCCACAAGAGAAGCACCAGAGTAGGCAACCCCGAGGTAATTTTTATCGTCGATGGCCTTTTTAAGACTGAGTACACTTCCAACTGCACCAAGGACCGCAGTAACGCCTTGGATGCCATCGACAATTTTACTGGCATCTGCTGACTTCCCCCAGTCACTGGCTTCAATGACTGTCTTGCCAATCGTTAGCGTTGCTCGTGTTACTGCTAAGGGCTCACCTGATTGAATTGCTTGAGCAAGCGCTAAAAATTCAGCAGTCCGGTCTAACGCATTACTAACTTGAGCGGTGGTTTTGTACTCTTTGATTTTTTCTGAAAAATGCTGCTGGGCTTCTGAATCTCCAGTAGCCATTTTTATTAAGTCTTGCTGGGAGATATCGCCATAAACCTGTTTAAATGCAGTTGCATTAATTTCATTACCATCAATGTTAGTTATGCTGGCCTGAACAGCTTCCCCTTTATCATTCAACATAATCTGCACGCCAACGTTTTCATTATTTTTCATAATGACGTTAGTCAGTGCAACAGGCACTTGATAAGATAGATTTGGGTTTGCTGAATCTTTTACAGAGATATATTTTACAAGATATTCAGATTTAGTATTGCCGTCCCCAAAAACAGTTTGAGTAAAGCCACCATCTTTAGAAAAAGCTATATATGACAGATCCTTAGAGCCTTCATTTGCGTCCAAGCCAAGCCGCACATTATTTTCATGCTGCTCAATGCTAAGAAACTCTTTGTTTATTCCATTCTTGTCTTTCTGGGTTATCAAAAAGCCCCCAGCAACTGGTATTTTCGTGATTTCTGTTCGTTCTTGAATAATACTTGTACTTCCATCAGGCAGAACTATCTCTCTAGATGTTGTACGACCAAGAATTTCAATGCCATTACTAAATTTGAAGCCTTCAAGTTTTAGCTTTGATCCATCGGATAATATCAAATTACCTTCTATCTTTTCGCTAGCAGTTGGATCAATATGTAAATATTTCTCCATAGCTTCGGTAACAAAATGTTCACCAGCCACACCGCCAACAAGACCTGCTCCGAGGGTGAAAACACCTGACGCAAATAAACCTGCAGGCCCCGAGAACCCCAGCCACCCAGATATCTGTGCAGCTACTGTAGCAGCCGCGAGTCCACCTGCGAGTGCACCTGCTAGCCCGCCCCCCGCACCAGCCATATAGGTTGCAGTTATTTTTAGTGCATCATCTGTATTTCCCTGCTCAAGGGCTGCATTTGCTTGGTTTAAAACAATTCCAAGAGATAGAAGGGTACCTATATTTCCAGCCTTCCTCAAATAAGAATCTACATAAGCCAACTTAGTCAAATTACCAGACGCGTTTGCAATAGTACGCTGCTCATTCCAAAAGGCATCTGCAGCCTGATTCACACTCTGTAAACGCTCCAGTGGCGTACCTTTACTTGGATCCCCTTCATTGATGTTTAAAAATTCACCTTTAAACCAAACATCGTGCCCCCCCTCCAATGTAAGTTGGGAGGCATAAAGAGATCGTGCAGAAGCATCTACTAGGCTTTGTCTAACGAGCTCTGGCGATTGCTTATAGACTTCTAACAAATCAGAGCGTGAAAAGCCTTCTATACTAGTAACTTTTGGATTGTTTAAGACTGCAGTCAACTCATGTTCAAACAGAACAGAATTCAGTTCAATTCCATTAGGTGCAATAATTCGAACTGCTCCAGTAGCACTAGCAGCAAAATTATGGGATGCAATATCAAAGAGTGAAATATGACCAGGTACCCTGCCATCGAGATAATATTCGACCTTAGTAGTGACCGCATCTAGCTGCGCGGGGCTAAGATCTTTACCAATATCGCCAAATAGCTCACGGGTTACAGCATCCCTAAGCCTATCATTAAACCGAGTGCTGCCAATAACTTTGCCAACTTCACTATCGGCAAGAACATAGGCTTCATATCCATATTCACTAATTCCGTGCGCCAAATCTCTGCCCGATGCTCCACCAGTGAACAAAATAAATTGTGGTGAAGATGATGCATTAAGTACTTTTCCTTTTGTGTCTGCTATTAAATTAAATAGCTCATCCACGCTCCACGTTAACTTGGAACTTAATAAGTGATCAGCATCAAGCCTATTCAAATCCCCCATCATTTTTCTCCATTGACAATACGAATATTAGGTGTCTGAAAACGAGGAGGATTAGAACGGGTTATTTCCACATCTAGCATTTGCTTTAGACAAGAAATCTCACTCTCTGTAAGAGCTAGAGCATCTTCCTTAAAGGTCGCCAGATCATACAAAAGCCATTCGTTCTCTGTAAACTTTGCACTCAGATAATACATTTTTCCTGAGCAAAAATAAAAAAATGCGCCCCCAGGTTTTATTCCAAACTGCTTAGGGGCTCCAATCAAGTACGAATTAATGCAATTGTCAATAATTACGCGCTGCCCTATGTTTATTTTCAAATAATCTACCTCTCTATTTATATCCCCCCTTTTAAACCCTGAGGCAACCATATCATTAACAACTACGCTTATAAAATCAAGGTCTGATTCAATTAAATTAATTGACATTACACAACTCCAAAACACAAGATTAGTCACAAAAACATAGGAAAAATTAACAAAAAACGCAATAGGTTATAATTTTTAATCTAGCAATAGTTAATAATATTTTGTCCACGCAGCCTTGTTTTTGGCCATTTCTTTGGCGGTTATTTTCTCCAATGGCATTTCAATTTTCCTTTCTTATGTAGAATTTCTCAATGGTTTCGCGCATTCTTTGCTCATACTCGGCCCAATTTTTTAATAAATGCGACGCGTAGTTAAGTTCGACTTCTATTTTATTTTCTTTATCAACAAAAAAACGATGCTCGCAAGTATTAAATGGTGCAGTTCTATTGCAAATAATATAGGCGTTAGATTCCTTGCTGTAATAAAGGATGGGTGTGTATATATAATTCTTTACATGCTCAATTCCTTCGTTGCTTTTGAATTCCCATACTGGCTCATACACCTCCAATCCATATAGATTATTTTTTCTCTCTAAGTGAGTTGAAGTCCACCATTTAAGATTAAATTGACGAAAATCCTTGTAAGGAGGTTTTGTTTTTGCTTGCAA from Chitinibacter fontanus encodes:
- a CDS encoding calcium-binding protein, with the protein product MMGDLNRLDADHLLSSKLTWSVDELFNLIADTKGKVLNASSSPQFILFTGGASGRDLAHGISEYGYEAYVLADSEVGKVIGSTRFNDRLRDAVTRELFGDIGKDLSPAQLDAVTTKVEYYLDGRVPGHISLFDIASHNFAASATGAVRIIAPNGIELNSVLFEHELTAVLNNPKVTSIEGFSRSDLLEVYKQSPELVRQSLVDASARSLYASQLTLEGGHDVWFKGEFLNINEGDPSKGTPLERLQSVNQAADAFWNEQRTIANASGNLTKLAYVDSYLRKAGNIGTLLSLGIVLNQANAALEQGNTDDALKITATYMAGAGGGLAGALAGGLAAATVAAQISGWLGFSGPAGLFASGVFTLGAGLVGGVAGEHFVTEAMEKYLHIDPTASEKIEGNLILSDGSKLKLEGFKFSNGIEILGRTTSREIVLPDGSTSIIQERTEITKIPVAGGFLITQKDKNGINKEFLSIEQHENNVRLGLDANEGSKDLSYIAFSKDGGFTQTVFGDGNTKSEYLVKYISVKDSANPNLSYQVPVALTNVIMKNNENVGVQIMLNDKGEAVQASITNIDGNEINATAFKQVYGDISQQDLIKMATGDSEAQQHFSEKIKEYKTTAQVSNALDRTAEFLALAQAIQSGEPLAVTRATLTIGKTVIEASDWGKSADASKIVDGIQGVTAVLGAVGSVLSLKKAIDDKNYLGVAYSGASLVGYTASAYANLATAAGVETGVKLAGEIAGVTLGKVVPALGIVMSLVNGDVKGAAVSAISMVAALSPMPVIGQVIAVAYMLYSLFNASKVPDAWGEGHFTWDNGQIGMNVVGETGGDARVGGMLGNLKATMEYLVQKARTDNPEMPIGAIPLRFGSLTYRDDKFTLHDLDPVTGATRDRVYDFQGKRLGVSTNDPEFFIDLQEALLRNAIERHGLAAQYEVDTVYLKNQAGDPKAGLTEEQMAASEGKLAPVASGDTQRFRPIALDMNGDGQISTIARENSNVLFNVDDSGYLKHTGWVGSSDAMLVLDRNLSSYLDAGTDLFSNAKLADELKGVPSLRYWDSNYDQRLTAADPVFKYLQVWQDKDSDGVVDDGESKKLSDLGVTSINFARNTFEINGQERSMVSADLTADTKGSRAIKIPEGILVESSDGKKSLVVTTTQDLSSFVPNADGFTVFEDMVAYVSSATLMANDRKIPVGSKIVAVEGAKNGAARLLDSGDIEFMASPNYYGDQAGFNYILQSPDGTKTSVPVLVTVQGVNDAPTLTVQDDPDRPIYGWDVVIAGRGGTQYLRTTSIPSINSANASVQSVTPIYAPWTETTVQYQGSQGGNPVYTVTEHNQPISSADANSGWLSGADIDNSPSELRYEILAQPNWGEVELDPVTGHYQYWGHTGVEGSTHRITEMSPLNQQNADAFKVRVIDPSGAWTEKTIQVTHFGPPPTPKDGGGKKPIALDLNGDGLSFTHVDDSNVFFDINGDGWRDRISWLKDGDGFLAFDADGNGKIDRADELSFVGYKSGAQTDLEGLQGFDSNGDGLLSNLDERWSKLGVWVDANQNGVSDAGEFRSLDSFGITSIALKSDGKSFVKDGNTVHGQIDVTFSDGHVIKAGDVTLATRPEVQVPNVDGSTTVVPTSPFSPSGTETQGTSGDDILLASKGNSIVKAGAGDDFIYDDVGNDAILGEAGNDVIYSGADNDFVDGGEGNDVIYAGLGNDMVFGNTGNDQIYAEGGNDLVFAGEGDDFVSGGWGNDVLDGREGDDILFGEAGNDALLGGVGDDQLAGGDDKDWLYGQDGNDQLDGGEGADEMDGGLGNDIYIVDNVGDVVIESANAGDDTVRTNLSYTLGENVENLTLLGKDNLTATGNALDNRLVGNDGDNILNGLLGADRMYGGKGNDLYYVDNSNDTVTEFTNEGTDSVIASATFTLTSNIENLTLVEGGNISGTGNTSANLLVGNSGANTLDGRAGDDTLRGGAGNDVLIGGLGNDVFLFDQGDGHDTVSDTQENGSGGINTLRFGSGITLSSLSFEYAPNSLLIHYGVAGDTIQMNYDPYSAEQTLPTAKVEFADGTVRNLAELINRPPKLVNPLADVSFVSPGPIDVSVPNGTFIDPDAGDVLTLSATLADGSALPTWLKFDATKGQFHADIDPEILGNWDINVRATDRYGLHADDVFKLVMPLHPGITKNGDWRDETLIGTNGNDVIQGMGGKDRIIAGAGNDTLTGDWGDDFINGGTGNDYIDGRGGNNTLLGGAGNDIIRAQFGADIIDGGDGDDDIYASGGGNDIRGGKGNDIIVADWEGDTYHYARGDGRDQILDWGGNDNLNMEGIKSDELWFKRTGNNLEIDVIGGDGQVVIKDWYISHQIEQIKTADGKTLLNTQVDALVSAMAGMAPPSSAETALPDQYREQLQPVLAANWH